The Ensifer adhaerens genome contains a region encoding:
- a CDS encoding universal stress protein gives MFRNILIPTEGSPLATIAVDAGITFAKEVSANVTILAVTEPFNLFSVDPEQVSGTRDEYEALARKHAAEMLAALARKAEAEGVACQTEQVSSHEVYRAIIDQATHKDADLIIMASHGRSGVGSLVLGSVAAKVLAHSTIPVLIYRAKR, from the coding sequence ATGTTTCGCAATATTCTCATACCCACCGAGGGTTCGCCCTTGGCAACAATTGCGGTCGATGCAGGCATAACTTTTGCGAAGGAGGTCAGCGCAAATGTGACCATCCTTGCCGTTACCGAGCCCTTCAATCTGTTTTCAGTGGATCCCGAGCAAGTTTCGGGTACGCGCGACGAATACGAGGCGCTGGCCCGTAAGCATGCTGCGGAAATGCTGGCGGCTCTGGCGCGCAAGGCAGAAGCGGAAGGCGTGGCATGCCAGACGGAGCAGGTCAGCAGCCACGAGGTCTACCGCGCTATCATCGACCAGGCTACACATAAAGATGCCGATCTTATCATCATGGCATCGCATGGTCGTAGTGGCGTCGGAAGCCTGGTGCTCGGCAGCGTAGCTGCCAAGGTGCTGGCTCATTCGACGATACCGGTATTGATCTATCGCGCGAAGAGATGA
- a CDS encoding Bug family tripartite tricarboxylate transporter substrate binding protein, whose amino-acid sequence MKHFFLATILAGAMSLPAVAADYTIIAPANPGGGWDQTARSLQTVMQQEGISGNVQVQNVPGAGGTIGLAQFASQQKGNANALIVGGYVMVGAILTNKSPVTLKDVTPIARLTGEYEAIVVPASSEIKTMADLVEALKKDPGAVSWAGGSAGGTDHIAVGLIAKAAGVDPTKINYIAYSGGGEALAAILGSQVTAGVSGYGEFESQVKAGTLRLLAVSGPERIAGVDAPTLKESGLDVVVENWRMVAAAPGLSDEQKAAVSADIEKLAKSAGWQEVLKTKGWQDSYLAGDAFNTQLDKDVAATEGVLKDIGLVK is encoded by the coding sequence TTGAAACACTTTTTCCTCGCAACGATTCTCGCCGGCGCCATGTCGCTGCCGGCAGTTGCCGCTGACTACACCATCATCGCGCCGGCAAACCCGGGCGGCGGCTGGGATCAGACGGCTCGCTCGCTCCAGACGGTCATGCAGCAGGAAGGCATCTCCGGCAACGTCCAGGTTCAGAACGTACCGGGCGCCGGCGGCACCATTGGCCTTGCCCAGTTCGCAAGCCAGCAGAAGGGCAACGCAAACGCCCTGATCGTCGGCGGCTACGTCATGGTCGGCGCGATTCTTACCAACAAATCCCCGGTCACGCTCAAGGACGTCACCCCGATCGCACGCCTCACCGGCGAATACGAAGCGATCGTCGTTCCCGCATCGTCCGAGATCAAGACGATGGCTGACCTCGTCGAAGCGCTGAAGAAGGATCCGGGTGCGGTTTCCTGGGCTGGCGGCTCGGCCGGCGGTACCGACCACATCGCCGTTGGCCTGATCGCCAAGGCTGCGGGCGTCGACCCGACCAAGATCAACTACATCGCCTACTCGGGCGGCGGGGAAGCGCTTGCCGCGATCCTCGGCAGCCAGGTCACCGCAGGTGTCTCAGGCTACGGCGAGTTCGAATCCCAGGTCAAGGCCGGCACGCTTCGCCTGCTTGCCGTTTCCGGTCCTGAGCGTATCGCAGGCGTCGACGCTCCGACGCTGAAGGAATCCGGTCTCGACGTCGTTGTCGAAAACTGGCGCATGGTCGCAGCTGCTCCGGGTCTTTCCGACGAGCAGAAAGCTGCCGTTTCGGCCGACATCGAAAAGCTTGCCAAGTCCGCAGGCTGGCAGGAAGTGCTGAAAACCAAGGGCTGGCAGGACAGCTATCTCGCCGGTGACGCCTTCAACACCCAGCTCGACAAGGATGTTGCAGCCACCGAAGGTGTTCTCAAGGACATTGGGCTGGTGAAATGA
- a CDS encoding ABC transporter permease: MDTNVAAQGASTSFAGAKRRLPPEFNIFLVLIGIALVYEVLGWIFVGQSFLMNPQRLTIMILQVSVIGIIAVGVTQVIITGGIDLSSGSVVGMTAMISASVAQASTWPRALYPSLTDMPAIVPIGLGIGIGLLAGFINGQLIARTKIPPFIATLGMMVSARGISKWYTKGQPVSGLTEQFNFIGTGIWPVIVFLAVAIIFHIALRYTRYGKFTYAIGANVQAARVSGINVEAHLIKVYAIAGMLAGLAGVVTAARAQTAQAGMGVMYELDAIAATVIGGTSLTGGVGRVTGTVIGTIILGVMTSGFTFLRVDAYYQEIVKGLIIVAAVVIDVYRQKNRKKA; encoded by the coding sequence ATGGATACCAATGTCGCCGCACAGGGCGCGAGCACATCGTTTGCCGGCGCTAAACGCCGCCTGCCCCCCGAATTTAACATCTTCCTCGTATTGATCGGCATCGCGCTGGTTTATGAGGTGTTGGGCTGGATCTTCGTCGGCCAAAGCTTCCTTATGAACCCGCAGCGCCTGACGATCATGATCCTGCAGGTTTCGGTGATCGGCATCATCGCCGTCGGCGTCACCCAGGTGATCATCACGGGCGGCATCGATCTTTCGTCCGGCTCCGTCGTCGGCATGACCGCGATGATCTCGGCAAGCGTCGCCCAGGCATCCACCTGGCCCCGCGCACTCTATCCGTCGCTGACCGACATGCCGGCGATCGTTCCGATCGGCCTTGGCATCGGCATCGGCTTGCTCGCCGGCTTCATCAACGGCCAGCTCATCGCCCGCACCAAGATCCCGCCCTTCATCGCGACGCTCGGTATGATGGTGTCGGCACGCGGCATCTCCAAGTGGTACACCAAGGGCCAGCCAGTCTCGGGCCTCACAGAGCAGTTCAACTTCATCGGTACCGGCATCTGGCCCGTCATCGTCTTCCTTGCCGTCGCGATCATCTTCCACATCGCGTTGCGCTATACCCGCTACGGCAAGTTCACCTATGCGATCGGCGCCAACGTCCAGGCGGCACGCGTCTCGGGTATCAATGTCGAAGCACATCTGATCAAGGTCTATGCCATTGCCGGCATGCTGGCGGGCCTGGCCGGCGTCGTGACCGCTGCCCGCGCCCAGACGGCACAGGCCGGCATGGGTGTCATGTACGAACTGGACGCCATTGCCGCGACCGTCATCGGCGGCACCTCACTGACCGGCGGCGTCGGCCGCGTCACCGGCACGGTGATCGGCACGATCATCCTTGGCGTCATGACCTCAGGCTTCACCTTCCTTCGGGTCGATGCCTACTACCAGGAAATCGTCAAGGGACTGATCATCGTCGCCGCAGTCGTCATCGACGTCTATCGACAGAAAAACCGCAAGAAGGCTTGA
- a CDS encoding helix-turn-helix transcriptional regulator, giving the protein MPRWKKPTKDEISVLRARLRERAASGELRFPDGVVEIRKSLGLTQAQFATLTGITKRQVAEIETGKANPTVETLQRIGSLFGFSVGFVPRGTTESGGRKGPTPRM; this is encoded by the coding sequence ATGCCGAGGTGGAAGAAGCCGACGAAGGACGAGATCAGCGTGCTTCGCGCCCGCCTCCGTGAAAGGGCTGCGTCCGGGGAGCTCCGATTCCCGGATGGGGTGGTCGAGATCCGTAAATCGCTTGGATTGACACAAGCGCAATTCGCAACGCTCACCGGGATTACCAAGCGGCAGGTCGCGGAGATCGAGACGGGGAAGGCTAATCCAACCGTCGAGACACTTCAGAGGATCGGTAGCCTATTCGGCTTTTCCGTGGGCTTTGTTCCGCGGGGCACGACCGAGAGCGGTGGCCGGAAAGGGCCGACGCCAAGGATGTAG
- a CDS encoding DUF1801 domain-containing protein, with protein sequence MKKATETMAKTAAPASDRIDARITELNDWRGEMLARLRALIKEADPEVVEEWKWRGVPVWEHAGIICTGETYKAVVKMTFAKGASLKDPAGLFNSSLDGNTRRAIDIHEGQKIDEDALKALIQAAVDSNLSVQAERGGRSRKKI encoded by the coding sequence ATGAAGAAGGCGACGGAAACGATGGCGAAGACTGCAGCGCCTGCCTCCGACCGGATCGATGCCAGAATAACAGAACTGAATGACTGGCGCGGAGAGATGCTTGCCCGATTGAGGGCGCTCATCAAGGAGGCCGATCCTGAGGTTGTTGAGGAATGGAAGTGGAGAGGCGTTCCGGTTTGGGAGCATGCGGGGATCATCTGCACCGGCGAGACCTACAAGGCAGTGGTCAAGATGACCTTCGCCAAGGGCGCGTCGCTGAAAGATCCCGCGGGTCTCTTCAATTCAAGCCTCGACGGCAATACCCGTCGGGCGATCGATATCCATGAGGGCCAAAAGATCGACGAAGACGCTTTGAAGGCCCTCATTCAGGCAGCCGTGGACTCGAATCTGTCGGTGCAAGCCGAACGCGGCGGCCGATCCCGGAAGAAGATTTAA
- a CDS encoding HipA domain-containing protein — translation MRLGVDDRASDVPLLMRAAGNPIGNIRVREAPVAERERLAAVQRAGVTKDDILGRTERFIEIVDRFGMIASGSSGLQGEWPKVALTMANDGLYYADAFVQDEEAVRHVIVKLLRSREERDRLILEAEAGYSVIARELSLKVREPSTYAEGVLTIPRFDREVTDGAMLRYGQESMVSAIGVAAYGHLANHEDYIDVLRKYATDPYGDIAEYVKRDIANQAFGNPDNHGRNTAI, via the coding sequence ATGCGGCTGGGTGTTGACGATCGCGCGTCGGACGTTCCGTTGCTGATGCGTGCGGCCGGCAATCCGATCGGAAACATCCGCGTCCGCGAAGCCCCTGTCGCCGAGCGGGAGCGCTTGGCCGCGGTACAACGAGCGGGAGTTACGAAAGACGATATCCTCGGCAGGACCGAACGGTTTATCGAAATCGTGGATCGGTTCGGAATGATCGCGTCGGGTTCGAGCGGACTTCAGGGGGAATGGCCCAAGGTTGCACTGACAATGGCTAACGATGGTCTCTACTACGCTGACGCGTTCGTTCAAGACGAAGAGGCAGTCCGTCATGTCATTGTAAAGCTCCTCAGGAGCCGTGAAGAGCGTGACCGGTTGATCCTCGAAGCCGAGGCTGGATACTCTGTCATTGCCCGTGAACTCAGCCTCAAGGTTCGTGAGCCGTCGACATACGCCGAGGGCGTTCTCACGATCCCCCGGTTCGACCGCGAGGTCACGGATGGAGCGATGCTTCGATACGGTCAAGAGAGCATGGTATCTGCAATCGGTGTCGCGGCGTACGGACACCTGGCGAACCATGAGGACTATATCGATGTCCTGCGGAAATACGCGACCGATCCATACGGGGATATCGCCGAATACGTGAAGCGCGACATCGCCAATCAGGCATTCGGAAATCCGGATAATCACGGTCGGAACACCGCGATCTAG
- a CDS encoding tripartite tricarboxylate transporter TctB family protein, whose amino-acid sequence MSKGHHPSTATRRPDRAALFIAVVLAAIAGLIFWDVSRLAGAAGYSQVGPTTVPYAIAFCLLGLAIWTGFEAFRGDFPEREQQEVAPVIWIVGGLAAQMLLLNVAGFSIATGILFALTARGFGKRKLWVSIPVGIAICYVVWVIFAKLLQLSLPAGPLERLFF is encoded by the coding sequence ATGAGCAAGGGGCATCACCCTTCAACCGCAACGCGTCGCCCGGATCGGGCGGCGCTCTTCATCGCGGTGGTCCTCGCCGCTATCGCTGGACTCATTTTCTGGGATGTGTCGCGCCTGGCTGGCGCTGCCGGCTACTCCCAGGTCGGGCCGACGACGGTCCCCTATGCGATCGCCTTCTGTCTTCTCGGTCTTGCGATCTGGACAGGCTTCGAGGCGTTTCGAGGCGACTTTCCGGAGCGTGAGCAACAGGAGGTGGCCCCTGTCATCTGGATCGTTGGCGGCCTTGCTGCCCAGATGCTCCTGCTGAACGTCGCGGGCTTCTCGATCGCCACTGGCATCCTGTTCGCACTGACCGCACGTGGCTTTGGCAAGCGCAAGCTCTGGGTCTCAATCCCGGTCGGCATCGCGATCTGTTATGTCGTGTGGGTCATTTTCGCCAAGCTCCTGCAACTGTCGCTGCCCGCAGGGCCGCTTGAACGCCTGTTCTTCTAA
- a CDS encoding sensor histidine kinase, whose translation MRGTVYSLRRRLLGWLLISTVVIGIIALVDTYREAVTTANVVSDRVLAGSALAIAERVVVAEDGSLEVDIPYVALEMLTSAAQDRVFYRVDGPPGQFITGYQTLPSLAEEPGTSTTFADSTFRGEPIRIAALRRSASTGINSVPFVVTVAETTIARRQLAQTILFRSALRLGMMIAGAAVIVWIAVTFSLRPLYRLGDAIAERNPDDLHPIGERVPNEVQGLVDTVNSFMGRLQSALDALRNFTGNASHQLRTPLAIIRTQLALAQRAGSIEETHGAVKKADEAVANAERILGQLLLMAKIDAAGKNEARMLERVDLVELAREITAEHVPAAGEADIDLGFEGEGEAFIRAEPLLVAEMLKNLIGNALLYAGPGAEVTTRVLADTGSVSLIVEDNGPGIRAELREKVLRRFERGGSEAPGSGLGLPIVEEIAELYGATTRLGEGADGKGLKVTILFPAG comes from the coding sequence ATGAGAGGGACGGTCTACAGCCTCCGCCGGCGCCTGCTTGGTTGGCTGCTGATCTCGACGGTCGTCATCGGCATTATTGCGCTCGTGGACACCTATCGAGAGGCGGTCACCACCGCCAACGTCGTTTCCGACCGCGTGCTCGCCGGTTCCGCATTGGCGATCGCGGAGCGCGTGGTCGTTGCGGAAGACGGCTCGCTCGAGGTCGATATTCCCTATGTTGCGCTGGAGATGTTGACCTCTGCGGCGCAAGACCGCGTCTTCTATCGCGTCGACGGACCGCCGGGCCAGTTCATCACGGGGTACCAGACGCTTCCGTCGCTTGCGGAGGAGCCCGGGACATCCACGACGTTTGCGGACTCGACCTTTCGCGGCGAACCGATCCGTATCGCAGCGCTTCGCCGTTCAGCCTCGACCGGGATCAATTCGGTACCCTTTGTCGTGACCGTTGCCGAAACGACGATCGCGCGGCGGCAACTGGCGCAGACCATCCTCTTTCGCTCGGCGCTGCGCCTCGGCATGATGATCGCGGGGGCAGCGGTGATCGTCTGGATCGCCGTCACATTTTCGCTACGCCCGCTTTATCGTCTCGGAGATGCGATCGCCGAGCGTAATCCGGATGATCTCCATCCGATTGGCGAACGAGTGCCGAACGAAGTCCAAGGGCTCGTCGATACCGTCAATTCTTTCATGGGACGCCTGCAGTCAGCGCTCGATGCGTTGCGCAATTTTACCGGCAACGCCAGCCATCAACTCCGCACGCCGCTTGCGATCATTCGAACCCAACTCGCTTTGGCGCAGCGTGCAGGGTCGATCGAGGAAACGCATGGCGCGGTGAAGAAAGCCGACGAAGCGGTCGCCAATGCCGAACGCATTCTCGGGCAATTGCTGCTGATGGCGAAAATTGACGCAGCCGGCAAAAACGAGGCCCGAATGCTCGAACGTGTCGATCTTGTCGAGCTCGCACGGGAAATCACGGCGGAACACGTACCGGCGGCGGGAGAGGCCGATATCGATCTCGGCTTTGAGGGCGAGGGCGAAGCGTTCATTCGCGCCGAGCCATTGCTGGTGGCCGAGATGCTCAAGAACCTGATCGGCAACGCCTTGCTCTATGCCGGCCCAGGCGCCGAAGTGACGACGCGCGTTCTCGCAGACACAGGATCGGTGTCGCTCATCGTCGAGGATAATGGCCCGGGCATTCGGGCCGAGTTGCGCGAGAAGGTCCTGCGGCGCTTTGAGCGCGGAGGCAGCGAAGCGCCGGGCTCAGGGCTCGGGCTACCGATCGTCGAGGAAATCGCCGAACTCTACGGGGCGACGACCCGTCTCGGCGAGGGCGCTGATGGAAAAGGCCTCAAGGTGACCATCCTCTTTCCAGCGGGCTAG
- a CDS encoding response regulator transcription factor, which produces MRILLVEDNQDLAEGLSAILRGSGYAVDVVSDGASAHAVAATETFDLVILDLNLPEMDGLDVLRAMRARQNRAAVLILTARGAPEEKIKGLDLGADDYMIKPFDVGELEARVRVLLRRQAGLRASTVSYGNVSLDLNTRSFSSGGVPIEIPARELGLLELLFMRAGKVVAKDAIMQSLTGFDDDLSPNAIEQYVSRLRKRLAPHGLTVRTARGIGYYLDKMAGPE; this is translated from the coding sequence TTGCGTATCTTGCTTGTTGAGGACAATCAGGACCTGGCCGAGGGCCTGTCTGCCATTTTGCGTGGCAGCGGCTATGCCGTCGACGTTGTCAGCGATGGCGCGTCGGCGCATGCGGTCGCAGCAACTGAAACCTTCGATCTGGTCATTCTCGACCTCAACCTGCCGGAGATGGACGGGCTCGATGTGTTGCGGGCGATGCGCGCGCGGCAGAACCGCGCTGCAGTCTTGATCCTGACGGCCAGGGGTGCGCCCGAGGAAAAGATCAAGGGGCTCGATCTCGGCGCCGACGACTACATGATCAAGCCGTTCGACGTCGGCGAACTCGAAGCGCGGGTGCGCGTGTTGCTGCGCCGGCAGGCGGGCCTCAGGGCGTCGACTGTCAGCTATGGCAATGTCTCGCTCGATCTCAATACGCGCAGCTTCTCGTCGGGCGGAGTGCCCATCGAGATCCCGGCACGCGAACTCGGACTACTCGAACTTCTGTTCATGCGGGCCGGCAAGGTGGTCGCCAAGGACGCGATCATGCAATCGCTGACCGGCTTTGACGATGACTTGAGCCCCAACGCGATCGAGCAATATGTCAGCCGGCTGCGCAAGCGGTTGGCGCCGCATGGCCTCACCGTGCGCACCGCCCGCGGCATCGGCTATTACCTCGACAAGATGGCGGGGCCGGAATGA
- the virB11 gene encoding P-type DNA transfer ATPase VirB11, protein MTEGPDAAVVRELLLPLTPFLDDPSLYEVIVNRPGQVLTEGSCGWRTHDLPELSFERLLRLARAVASFSHQSIDETRPILSATLPGDERIQIVIPPATTRNTVSITIRKPSSVTFTLDDLEDREFFSETRAADDDNTTQDPDLLALYRAGRFKDFLREAVIARKNIIISGATGSAKTTLSKALIKHIPIHERIISIEDTPELVIPQPNHVRLFYSKGAQGLSGAGPRDLLESSLRMRPDRILLQELRDGTAFYYVRNVNSGHPGSITTVHADSAKLALQQLTLLVKESEGGRNLDREDIDSLLRISIDVIVQCTRKDGRFRATEIYITSNG, encoded by the coding sequence ATGACCGAAGGTCCTGACGCAGCAGTCGTTCGTGAGCTGCTGTTGCCGTTGACGCCGTTCCTCGATGATCCTTCGCTCTACGAAGTGATCGTCAATCGGCCCGGGCAGGTGTTGACGGAAGGTTCCTGCGGTTGGCGGACCCATGATCTGCCGGAGCTATCCTTCGAAAGGCTGTTGCGCCTTGCCCGAGCCGTGGCCAGTTTTTCCCATCAGTCTATCGATGAAACGCGGCCGATCCTGTCGGCAACATTACCGGGGGACGAACGGATCCAGATCGTCATTCCGCCTGCCACCACCAGGAACACGGTCAGCATCACCATACGAAAGCCGTCTTCGGTTACGTTCACGCTCGATGATCTGGAAGACAGAGAGTTTTTCTCCGAGACGCGAGCAGCGGACGACGACAACACGACGCAGGACCCTGATTTGCTGGCGCTGTACCGAGCCGGTCGCTTCAAGGATTTTCTGCGCGAAGCCGTCATCGCTCGAAAGAACATCATCATCTCCGGTGCAACCGGATCAGCCAAGACGACACTGTCGAAAGCGTTGATCAAGCACATTCCAATTCATGAGCGGATCATTTCGATCGAGGACACTCCCGAACTGGTTATCCCGCAGCCCAACCACGTACGCCTTTTCTATTCGAAGGGCGCTCAGGGACTCTCGGGTGCAGGCCCAAGAGACCTGCTAGAATCCAGTCTCCGGATGCGGCCGGACCGAATACTGCTGCAGGAGCTGCGTGACGGGACGGCCTTCTACTACGTCCGCAATGTCAACTCCGGCCATCCTGGATCGATCACCACCGTGCATGCCGATTCCGCCAAGCTCGCCTTGCAACAGTTGACGCTTCTCGTGAAGGAATCCGAAGGCGGACGCAATCTGGATCGCGAAGACATCGATAGCTTGTTGAGGATATCGATCGACGTCATTGTCCAATGCACCCGAAAGGATGGTCGGTTTCGCGCAACAGAAATCTATATCACGTCCAACGGATGA
- a CDS encoding tripartite tricarboxylate transporter permease, whose product MATFEFLMQGLLVAAQPMNLLYALIGVTLGTAVGVLPGIGPALTVALLLPVTYRLDPGGSLIMFAGIYYGGMYGGSTTSILLNTPGESASIVTALEGNKMARAGRGGPALATAAIGSFVAGLIATLGLAFIAPYIVKLALVFGPREYFALMVLAFVTVSSAFGDSTLRGLTSLFVGLALSVVGIDQLTGQARLSFGVPELLDGIEVTTLAVAMFAIGETLFIAAQGDKGPDKVEAVRGSVWMNATDWARSWKPWLRGTFIGFPIGAMPAGGAEIGTFLSYAAEKRLTKHPEEFGNGAIEGVAGPEAANNASAAGTLVPLLTLGLPTTATAAIMLAGFQQYGLQPGPLLFATNPQLVWGLIASLLIANFMLLVLNLPLIGLWVKLLTIPKPWLYAGILLFATLGTIGANPSVYELGMLLAFGLLGYAMRIFGYPIAPVVVGLILGPLAEQQLRRALAISQGDFSVLFTSPIAAVLLVIAAAALIVPLILRARGRGEVLSQLAANED is encoded by the coding sequence ATGGCTACTTTTGAATTCCTGATGCAGGGACTGCTGGTTGCTGCGCAGCCAATGAACCTGCTCTACGCTCTGATCGGCGTCACGCTCGGAACTGCTGTCGGCGTTCTGCCCGGCATCGGCCCGGCGCTGACCGTGGCTCTGCTGCTGCCGGTCACCTATCGGCTCGATCCCGGCGGTTCTTTGATCATGTTTGCCGGTATCTATTACGGCGGCATGTATGGCGGCTCGACGACGTCGATCCTGCTCAACACTCCCGGCGAAAGCGCGTCCATCGTGACTGCACTCGAGGGCAACAAGATGGCACGTGCCGGACGCGGCGGCCCGGCGCTGGCGACAGCCGCGATCGGCTCCTTCGTAGCCGGCCTCATCGCGACGCTCGGCCTTGCTTTCATCGCGCCCTATATCGTCAAACTGGCCCTGGTCTTTGGTCCGCGCGAATACTTCGCCCTGATGGTGCTGGCATTCGTCACCGTCTCGTCGGCATTTGGAGACTCTACCCTTCGCGGTCTGACGTCGCTCTTTGTCGGCCTAGCACTTTCCGTCGTCGGCATCGACCAGTTGACCGGCCAGGCGCGCCTCTCCTTTGGCGTTCCGGAACTGCTTGACGGCATCGAAGTCACGACGCTTGCCGTTGCCATGTTCGCCATAGGCGAAACACTCTTTATTGCCGCCCAGGGCGACAAGGGTCCCGACAAGGTCGAGGCCGTGCGCGGCTCGGTCTGGATGAACGCCACCGACTGGGCGCGTTCGTGGAAGCCTTGGCTGCGCGGCACCTTCATCGGCTTCCCGATCGGCGCGATGCCGGCCGGTGGCGCCGAGATCGGCACCTTCCTGTCCTATGCAGCAGAAAAGCGTCTGACGAAGCATCCGGAAGAGTTCGGCAATGGTGCAATCGAGGGCGTCGCTGGCCCCGAGGCCGCCAATAACGCGTCGGCCGCCGGCACGCTCGTTCCGCTGCTGACGCTCGGCCTGCCGACGACTGCAACGGCTGCAATCATGCTCGCCGGCTTCCAGCAATACGGCCTGCAGCCAGGCCCATTGCTGTTTGCGACCAATCCGCAGCTCGTCTGGGGTCTCATCGCCAGCTTGCTCATCGCCAACTTCATGCTGCTGGTCCTGAACCTGCCACTGATCGGTCTCTGGGTGAAGCTGTTGACAATCCCGAAGCCGTGGCTCTACGCCGGCATCCTGCTGTTTGCGACGCTTGGAACCATCGGCGCCAACCCGTCGGTCTACGAACTCGGCATGCTGCTCGCTTTCGGCCTGCTCGGCTACGCCATGCGCATCTTCGGTTATCCGATCGCCCCTGTTGTTGTCGGTCTGATCCTCGGCCCGCTCGCCGAACAGCAGCTCCGCCGGGCGCTCGCGATAAGCCAGGGTGACTTCAGCGTGCTGTTCACCTCACCGATCGCCGCTGTGCTCCTGGTCATCGCTGCCGCCGCACTGATCGTACCGCTGATCCTCAGGGCCCGCGGTCGTGGCGAGGTTCTCTCGCAACTGGCAGCCAACGAAGACTAA
- a CDS encoding ABC transporter substrate-binding protein, producing MRFLISLLFFALCPRLLLAAPIIFPALSGNSDARTLVVYSSLDEPLAKPMIIGFQRANPDVTVRYEDMLTGEIYDRIVKETDAGMKTADFAFSSAMDLQVKLSNDGYAQRSDLPMSDRWPAWANWRNTAYALTFEPAVFVYHKPSFTTEKPPATRAEFVDYLKRQGANVFGRIGTYDIERSGVGFLFMSRDQEQFGDIWDVIQAMGAAGVKLYSTSEAILERVADGRFVLGYNILGSYAADWAARHPDVGIVLPKDYTVVMSRIGLVPQASASPDLGRRYLEFFMSKEGQTIMARELQIAAVSPEVAGENTANTMQEMLGAQLRPVPVSPGLMVYLDQVKRTRLIAKWNEVLRLH from the coding sequence ATGCGGTTCTTGATTTCTCTTCTTTTTTTCGCGCTTTGTCCGCGGCTGCTCCTTGCGGCGCCGATCATATTTCCAGCCCTTTCCGGCAACTCCGATGCACGCACGCTCGTGGTCTATTCGTCGCTTGACGAGCCTCTCGCAAAGCCGATGATCATCGGCTTTCAGCGGGCCAATCCGGATGTCACTGTGCGCTACGAAGACATGCTGACCGGGGAGATCTACGACCGCATCGTCAAGGAGACGGATGCCGGAATGAAAACGGCGGACTTCGCCTTTTCTTCCGCCATGGACCTGCAAGTCAAGCTCAGCAACGATGGCTATGCCCAGCGTAGCGACCTGCCCATGAGCGATCGTTGGCCCGCCTGGGCGAACTGGCGAAACACGGCTTACGCGCTCACCTTCGAGCCGGCCGTCTTTGTCTATCACAAGCCAAGTTTCACGACAGAAAAGCCGCCGGCCACACGTGCCGAATTTGTCGACTACCTGAAGCGCCAGGGAGCCAACGTCTTCGGCCGTATCGGAACCTACGACATCGAGCGCTCCGGCGTCGGCTTCCTTTTCATGTCACGCGACCAGGAGCAGTTCGGCGATATCTGGGACGTCATCCAGGCGATGGGTGCCGCCGGCGTCAAGCTCTATTCCACCAGCGAAGCCATCCTTGAGCGTGTCGCCGACGGTCGCTTCGTGCTCGGCTATAATATTCTCGGCTCCTACGCGGCGGACTGGGCGGCACGCCATCCGGATGTGGGCATCGTCTTGCCGAAGGACTACACGGTGGTGATGTCGCGAATTGGTCTTGTTCCCCAGGCGTCGGCCTCTCCAGACCTCGGCCGCCGCTATCTCGAATTTTTCATGTCCAAGGAAGGGCAGACGATCATGGCCCGCGAACTGCAGATCGCCGCCGTCAGCCCGGAGGTCGCCGGAGAAAACACCGCAAACACCATGCAAGAAATGCTTGGGGCTCAATTGCGTCCGGTTCCGGTCAGTCCTGGACTGATGGTCTATCTCGACCAGGTGAAGCGAACGCGTCTGATCGCCAAATGGAACGAGGTCCTGCGGCTCCACTGA